In one window of Tursiops truncatus isolate mTurTru1 chromosome 5, mTurTru1.mat.Y, whole genome shotgun sequence DNA:
- the NPY2R gene encoding neuropeptide Y receptor type 2: MKMGPLGAEADENQTVEEMKVEQFGPGHTTPRGELAPNSEPELIDSTKLIEVQIVLILAYCSIILLGVIGNSLVIHVVIKFKSMRTVTNFFIANLAVADLLVNTLCLPFTLTYTLMGEWKMGPVLCHLVPYAQGLAVQVSTITLTVIALDRHRCIVYHLESKISKRISFLIIGLAWGISALLASPLAIFREYSLIEIIPDFEIVACTEKWPGEEKSIYGTVYSLSSLLILYALPLGIISVSYIRIWSKLKNHVTPGAANDHYHQRRQKTTKMLVCVVVVFAVSWLPLHAFQLAVDIDNKVLDLKEYKLIFTVFHIIAMCSTFANPLLYGWMNSNYRKAFLSAFRCEQRLDAIHSEVSVTFKAKKNLEATENNGPNDSFTEATNV; the protein is encoded by the coding sequence ATGAAAATGGGCCCATTAGGTGCAGAGGCTGATGAGAACCAGACAGTGGAAGAAATGAAAGTGGAGCAGTTCGGTCCAGGGCACACCACTCCTAGAGGGGAGCTGGCCCCTAACTCTGAGCCGGAGCTTATAGACAGCACGAAGCTGATTGAGGTACAGATCGTCCTTATATTGGCCTATTGCTCCATCATCTTGCTTGGGGTGATTGGCAATTCCTTGGTGATCCATGTGGTGATCAAATTCAAGAGCATGCGTACAGTAACCAACTTTTTTATTGCCAATCTGGCTGTGGCGGATCTTCTGGTGAACACCCTGTGCTTACCATTTACACTTACCTACACCTTAATGGGGGAGTGGAAAATGGGTCCCGTCCTATGCCACTTGGTGCCTTatgcccagggcctggcagtACAAGTGTCCACCATCACCTTGACAGTAATTGCCCTGGACCGGCATCGTTGCATTGTCTACCACCTGGAGAGCAAGATTTCCAAGCGAATCAGCTTCTTGATTATTGGCTTGGCTTGGGGCATCAGTGCCCTGCTAGCAAGCCCCCTGGCCATCTTCCGGGAGTATTCACTGATTGAGATTATTCCAGACTTTGAGATTGTGGCCTGTACTGAGAAGTGGCCTGGTGAGGAGAAGAGCATCTATGGCACTGTCTACAGTCTTTCTTCCTTATTAATCCTGTATGCTTTGCCTCTGGGCATCATCTCTGTTTCCTATATTCGTATCTGGAGTAAACTTAAGAACCATGTCACCCCTGGAGCTGCTAATGACCACTACCATCAGCGGAGGCAAAAAACCACCAAAATGctggtgtgtgtggtggtggtatTTGCAGTCAGCTGGTTGCCGCTCCATGCCTTCCAACTTGCTGTCGACATTGACAACAAAGTCTTGGACCTGAAGGAGTACAAACTTATCTTCACTGTGTTCCACATCATTGCCATGTGCTCCACCTTTGCCAACCCCCTTCTCTATGGCTGGATGAACAGCAACTACAGAAAAGCTTTCCTCTCAGCCTTCCGCTGTGAGCAGAGGTTAGACGCCATTCACTCCGAGGTATCTGTGACATTCAAGGCTAAAAAGAACCTGGAAGCCACAGAGAACAATGGTCCTAATGATTCTTTCACAGAGGCTACCAACGTCTAA